The following is a genomic window from Deltaproteobacteria bacterium.
AAAACTTTAGACTTAATTAAAAGCGAGACTAAGGTGGGCTCGTTGAATGAACTACATTTAGAGACTCGGGTGATTCCTTTGGAACGAGTTCTAGATTTAACGGATTCTGAAGTGTTACGAAAACTAAATATAAACGCGGGTGATCTGATCGAAGACTCTTATTTGCAGACCCAAGTGATTGGCGATGTGGCGCGCTCGAAAGGATTTCAGGGTATAATCTTTCCATCGGCGCAAGGGTCTGGAATAAATTTGATGTGGTTTAATTGAATTTGAAATAGACTAATATGGAAAAGTCGAGGACGGACTAAAAATAGCATGGAATAATATTCGTAATTTGGAGAGATCGAAACGCAATAGAATTTAAATTCTACTTTATGGAAACTAATATGATTAAAAACAATTCGGATTTCAGAATAAAATTTCAAGATTACATGAAACTAGAGGCATTAGATAAGCCCCAAGAATTAATGACTGATATATTTGATTACATAGCCGGAAAAACAAGAAACGTAGAGAGTTTGTTCAAAGAGGATTTAAGCAAAGAAGTTAATTTTGAAAGTGTGCTATTTCTCAGAAAATTGTCACGATTCATTGCCTTTGATAAAGCCCTGAGTCCCAAATACGCCGAAAATGTGAAAGAATTTTTTGCTTATTCTGAAAATGTTTTCTATTTAGCTATAGATTTTAAGTTATCACTGAGCTACTTGAAGGGTCTAGAGACCCAGGCCTGGCAGTCGTTAAAAGAAGCTTGGGACAATCCTCCCATGAATCGCTCTCAATTTTATTATCGCAATCAAGAATTAATTGAATCCATTAAGGCCCTCACCCGTGAACTCTACGACGATCCCGTTCTGGGCCCTAAGTTGCTAGCTAAGTACGAGACTTTGTAACTCCTCCGCCCCTCCGCCACTGTTTTGTTCTTTGATTTGCTGAGCTCCCGTCTGTGAGCTTGCACTACGAAGCGGGATGATGTCGGGTACCGGTCACACACAAAAATTTCGCCAAGGATCATTATTCAAAACTTACTGGAAGCATGCTTTAAACTATGGTTGGTGGCCTTTTATAAGCTATTAGGAAATATGTGTACACGTTGAAGTACTCATGTTATATTGGTTATTAAGGAGGTTTTTATGGAATCAACGTCTCCAAGAACATTTAGGGCTAACTTAAAAGAATATATGGATATGGCTGATGAAAAGCCCATACGTATTCAAAAGCGTGAAGGTAATGCCTGCGTTTTAATGTCTGAGGAATACTACGAAGGGTTATTGAATGAGATTTCTTCGCTACAAAAAAGCTTGCTCTCTGCCAACCAAGCTTTAAGAGGTGAAATCATCGAATATAAAATTGGCGATAAAGATCGTTTGAAAAGATTTAAAAAATGAAGATTGTTAAGACCCAGCAATTTGAAGATGATCGACTCCACATTGAAGATCATATTTATAATTCAAATGAGTATGATATTAAATTTGTCGATAAATTTATAGATGAGCTAGACGCTGCTGTTCAGTGGGTTCATTCAAATGCAACGACTCCGAAAGAAGATGAAATGGGTGACCGGTCATGGCCGTTTTATCGAGATCATCGTGGTTGGTTTCGATATCGGTTAAAATATTTGTGTATCGAAAATTCAATACCGCGATCTATTTTATTAAAGAGAATTATTGATAAAAAGGAACAAAACCTTGATATCTATCCCAGTCATAAACTGGATACCTATTCTGCGGATGACGATGAATAACAC
Proteins encoded in this region:
- a CDS encoding type II toxin-antitoxin system Phd/YefM family antitoxin; the protein is MESTSPRTFRANLKEYMDMADEKPIRIQKREGNACVLMSEEYYEGLLNEISSLQKSLLSANQALRGEIIEYKIGDKDRLKRFKK